The Candidatus Thermoplasmatota archaeon genome has a window encoding:
- a CDS encoding histone deacetylase, which yields MAIFFNEEFLSHVQDPFHPESPERLSGIMNKLKENGLWKDVFPSEKGRLETLQLVHDEDYIDFIKTCGECALTLDTKVHHETYGIAALSAECAVDAAKYSKENNKPAFALTRPPGHHAGMGYGMGFCYFNNISIAARWLQKHGDKRIAIIDEDVHHGNGTQEIVTMDPSILYVSTHQAGIFPGSGPVEYVGKGEGEGFNVNLPFQSGCGDSTFDVAFSDMIKPIVTQFKPDAILVSWGMDTHYRDTLASLTLSSEGHVFQAEQLIKLSKICGNRITFMLEGGYDVPALSEVVAGAIGKARGVDVPLEFTDMIDNGCLGRNTIVRAKQIHSKYWDL from the coding sequence GTGGCTATCTTCTTCAACGAGGAGTTCCTCAGTCACGTCCAAGATCCTTTCCATCCAGAATCCCCGGAACGCCTCAGTGGCATCATGAACAAGCTGAAGGAGAACGGCCTCTGGAAGGATGTGTTCCCGTCTGAGAAAGGCAGGCTGGAGACGCTCCAGCTTGTCCACGACGAGGACTATATCGACTTCATCAAGACCTGCGGTGAGTGCGCCTTGACCCTGGACACCAAGGTCCATCACGAAACCTACGGCATAGCCGCCCTATCTGCCGAATGCGCGGTCGATGCCGCCAAATACTCTAAGGAGAATAACAAACCGGCCTTTGCGCTGACAAGGCCTCCAGGGCACCACGCAGGGATGGGCTATGGCATGGGCTTCTGCTATTTCAACAACATATCAATCGCCGCCAGATGGTTGCAGAAGCATGGGGACAAGAGGATAGCGATCATCGACGAAGACGTGCACCACGGGAACGGAACGCAGGAAATCGTCACGATGGACCCGAGCATTCTGTACGTATCTACACACCAGGCAGGCATATTTCCAGGCTCGGGCCCCGTAGAGTACGTCGGAAAGGGCGAGGGAGAGGGTTTCAACGTGAACCTCCCATTCCAGTCGGGCTGCGGAGACTCGACCTTCGATGTCGCTTTCAGTGATATGATCAAACCCATAGTCACTCAGTTCAAGCCCGACGCGATACTTGTGAGCTGGGGCATGGATACTCATTATAGAGACACGCTCGCTTCTTTGACTCTGTCCTCTGAAGGACACGTATTTCAGGCTGAGCAGCTCATCAAGCTCTCCAAGATCTGCGGGAACAGGATCACTTTCATGCTCGAGGGAGGGTACGATGTGCCCGCGCTGTCAGAGGTCGTGGCGGGTGCCATAGGAAAGGCCAGAGGCGTTGACGTCCCATTAGAGTTCACCGATATGATTGATAACGGCTGCCTCGGCCGCAACACGATAGTCCGAGCGAAACAGATCCATTCGAAGTATTGGGACCTATAG
- a CDS encoding CBS domain-containing protein has protein sequence MDVFDLKGMDINQLFVKDIMSSAPVTATKGDTLSDVIAQMKRLHVREVPVLDGDKPVGLVSYSSFLMRRSLPLSSKVEQVMRPVPRLEEDMAITSAVQEMMAAGVRGAPVVRNSKMVGFLSRTDIIKIIPDLDQLKDKKVSEFMTRNPQAVTEKENIRKAQMLMKGLMEKSLPVVDADNRLVGVVSMHEVLDVLWTQKANKGPNEIMGGREAPEIAVESVMSKPAISVSPGETAGKVAKLMSERGLATVFVEEHAKLVGVVSQADLMEQIISLKQIEGVYVQITGLSEEDPEIYTVMYDQIEKSMKRIDKIQFPRVFTVHVSVYHHEGTRSKYSLHGRLTTDRSMYYANSTDWDLFKTMDSLLDQLEKNVKREHEKFLDLRKRKSEL, from the coding sequence TTGGATGTGTTTGATTTGAAGGGAATGGACATCAACCAGCTGTTCGTCAAGGACATAATGAGCAGTGCTCCAGTGACCGCGACCAAGGGAGACACGCTCTCCGATGTGATCGCTCAGATGAAGAGACTCCATGTCAGGGAGGTCCCCGTTTTGGATGGGGACAAGCCTGTTGGACTCGTCAGCTATTCATCATTCCTAATGAGGAGGAGCCTTCCGCTTTCCTCCAAGGTCGAGCAGGTCATGAGACCTGTCCCAAGGCTCGAGGAAGACATGGCGATCACGAGCGCCGTCCAAGAGATGATGGCAGCTGGCGTAAGGGGCGCGCCCGTCGTCAGGAACAGCAAGATGGTCGGCTTCCTCTCCAGGACTGACATCATCAAGATCATACCCGACCTCGACCAGCTCAAGGACAAAAAGGTCTCTGAGTTCATGACCAGGAACCCTCAAGCGGTGACAGAGAAGGAGAACATACGCAAGGCGCAGATGCTCATGAAAGGGCTCATGGAGAAATCCTTGCCAGTCGTTGATGCTGACAACAGGCTCGTAGGCGTGGTCAGCATGCACGAGGTATTGGACGTCCTCTGGACCCAGAAGGCCAACAAGGGTCCCAATGAGATCATGGGTGGCAGGGAGGCGCCTGAGATCGCCGTCGAGAGCGTCATGAGCAAGCCAGCGATATCGGTTTCGCCGGGCGAAACTGCGGGCAAGGTTGCCAAGCTTATGTCCGAGAGGGGTCTTGCAACGGTATTCGTGGAAGAGCATGCCAAGCTCGTTGGTGTGGTATCTCAGGCCGACCTCATGGAACAGATCATCAGCCTCAAGCAGATCGAAGGAGTCTATGTCCAGATCACTGGTCTGAGCGAAGAGGATCCCGAGATCTATACAGTCATGTACGACCAGATTGAGAAATCCATGAAGAGGATAGACAAGATACAGTTCCCGCGCGTGTTCACGGTTCACGTTTCTGTGTACCACCACGAAGGCACCAGGAGCAAGTACAGCCTGCACGGGAGGCTCACGACGGACAGGAGCATGTACTACGCGAACAGCACTGACTGGGACCTGTTCAAGACGATGGATTCCCTGCTCGATCAGCTCGAGAAGAACGTGAAGAGGGAGCACGAGAAGTTCCTGGATCTTAGGAAGAGGAAGTCCGAACTATAG
- the pgk gene encoding phosphoglycerate kinase: protein MGRDLGPGSRTVSGMGFHTLDDFDLRGRRVVLRIDINSPVDEKTLRLQDGSKIKSSVPTIRELVDRGAKVAIIAHQGRPGDYDYIPLNEHAAYLSQYLGRRVRFIDDLMGKHAANAIVALGEGEAILLRNVRDFPGEQTKKTPEEHAESALVKALAPQFNLFVNDAFGSSHRSHASLVGFTPILPSAAGRLMEREVKTLTQVFQNPKRPSTFIFGGTKFADALPVIERLSERESVDNIIVAGLAGYAFLYTLGKRIGSKTEALVKKDVTDEVVAGAKKLLETKGRKLHLPDDAAIDVDGQRVEYTLSELPADAAIKDIGSSTIEKFNGIVMGSKTVFLSGPPGVYEKEEFSKGTAMLFSAIVDSEAFSVIGGGHSSAAANKFGFIDKISYVSTGGGALERLMLGKHMPVVEALKASAKKF from the coding sequence ATGGGGAGAGATCTGGGACCTGGTTCTAGGACCGTTAGCGGGATGGGGTTCCACACGCTCGACGATTTTGATTTGCGGGGGAGAAGGGTCGTCCTGAGGATAGATATCAACTCTCCGGTGGACGAGAAGACTCTGAGGCTCCAGGACGGCTCCAAGATCAAGTCCTCCGTTCCTACGATCCGGGAGCTCGTTGATAGAGGGGCCAAGGTTGCCATCATAGCACACCAGGGCCGACCCGGGGACTACGACTACATACCGTTGAACGAGCATGCAGCGTACCTGAGCCAGTATCTCGGCAGAAGGGTGCGCTTCATCGACGATCTCATGGGGAAGCACGCAGCGAACGCAATAGTCGCCCTTGGTGAGGGCGAGGCGATACTTCTGAGGAACGTCAGGGATTTCCCTGGCGAACAGACGAAGAAGACCCCGGAGGAACATGCCGAATCGGCCCTGGTCAAGGCGCTTGCCCCACAGTTCAACCTGTTCGTCAACGACGCATTCGGCTCATCTCACCGGTCGCATGCATCCCTTGTGGGATTCACGCCTATCCTGCCTTCAGCTGCCGGGCGGCTGATGGAGCGAGAGGTGAAAACCCTAACCCAGGTGTTCCAGAATCCAAAGAGGCCCTCGACCTTCATTTTTGGAGGGACGAAGTTCGCGGACGCGCTTCCCGTTATCGAGAGACTCTCCGAACGCGAGTCGGTCGACAACATCATTGTGGCTGGACTTGCGGGCTATGCCTTCCTCTACACCCTCGGGAAGAGAATCGGGTCGAAAACCGAGGCCCTCGTGAAAAAGGACGTGACCGACGAGGTCGTTGCAGGCGCAAAGAAGTTGCTCGAGACCAAGGGGCGAAAGCTGCACCTGCCCGACGACGCTGCGATCGATGTCGACGGTCAGAGAGTCGAGTACACGCTTAGCGAGTTGCCGGCAGATGCTGCTATCAAGGATATCGGCTCGTCCACAATCGAGAAGTTCAACGGGATAGTCATGGGTTCGAAGACCGTGTTCCTCTCAGGACCGCCAGGAGTCTATGAGAAAGAGGAGTTCTCCAAGGGGACCGCGATGCTGTTCAGCGCGATAGTGGATTCCGAGGCGTTCTCCGTCATCGGGGGCGGCCACTCGTCTGCAGCGGCCAACAAGTTCGGCTTCATAGACAAGATATCCTATGTGAGCACTGGAGGAGGCGCCCTCGAGAGGCTAATGCTGGGCAAGCACATGCCCGTGGTAGAGGCGCTCAAGGCTTCGGCGAAGAAGTTCTAG
- a CDS encoding orotate phosphoribosyltransferase-like protein: protein MVDVRELAANAKVLRKKGLGVREIADELHLSLDTVNYLIEYGSEGLPPSDVKIGWRSVGVSGYRVGLMSELLADMALEELSKRDKDADVVLGVSINGVPFATMLSEIMGLDIGVYRPHAESDAGGAFSSNFASVDGKKKIIIVDDVLSTGATIKGAIADIKEAGGEPVLVLVIVNKSSMNEIDGVPLRGLIRARSIGGTILGGGASKGFPYS from the coding sequence ATGGTTGACGTAAGAGAATTGGCAGCCAACGCCAAAGTGCTCAGGAAGAAAGGCCTGGGCGTACGCGAGATCGCAGATGAGCTTCACCTGTCCCTTGACACGGTCAACTACCTGATCGAGTACGGTTCAGAGGGCCTGCCCCCGTCCGATGTCAAGATCGGCTGGAGGTCGGTGGGCGTCTCAGGGTACCGCGTTGGCCTAATGTCAGAGCTCCTGGCGGACATGGCGCTAGAGGAGCTGAGCAAGCGCGATAAGGATGCAGATGTCGTTCTAGGCGTGTCAATTAATGGCGTGCCCTTCGCAACGATGCTCTCAGAGATCATGGGCCTCGACATAGGGGTCTACAGACCTCACGCAGAGAGCGATGCGGGCGGAGCTTTCAGCTCCAATTTCGCATCCGTTGACGGCAAGAAGAAGATCATCATAGTGGATGACGTGCTAAGCACAGGCGCTACCATCAAGGGTGCGATTGCGGACATCAAGGAGGCTGGCGGGGAGCCGGTGCTCGTATTGGTCATCGTCAACAAGAGCAGCATGAACGAGATAGACGGCGTGCCGCTTCGTGGTCTCATCAGGGCCAGGTCCATCGGCGGGACCATCTTGGGCGGTGGGGCTAGCAAAGGCTTCCCTTACAGCTAG
- a CDS encoding 2-dehydropantoate 2-reductase, with protein sequence MRICIFGAGSLGSALGGILSTEHEVILIGRRPHIDTVNNSGLRLLGDVKRLVRLEARESVVGSNRPDLLIIATKAYDTMEAVSECKRLTTEHTKVLTLQNGLGNLELLREWKGAHAFGGTTTMGAVLDSPGKVKVSGLGRTIIGADLNPRGADEIAAAFSSCGIPTAVEKDVMSVIWSKAVVSACINPLTAVLRIQNGRLLESTVISKLMSEVCRECVAIAASEGFELVLRTMNACVRAVAKDTADNRSSMLQDIARGRKTEIDQISGVFWQKGEENGVTTPLNKCLAAMVNALETQSATQKG encoded by the coding sequence ATGCGCATATGCATATTCGGTGCGGGCTCGCTCGGGAGCGCCCTGGGAGGCATCCTGTCCACCGAGCACGAAGTGATCCTGATAGGCAGGAGACCTCATATCGATACGGTCAACAACAGCGGTCTGCGGTTGCTCGGCGATGTCAAGAGACTTGTTCGACTAGAGGCGCGCGAATCGGTGGTGGGTTCGAACCGCCCCGATCTTCTAATCATTGCCACGAAAGCGTATGACACTATGGAGGCGGTATCTGAATGCAAGCGCCTGACGACAGAACATACCAAGGTATTGACGCTCCAAAACGGCCTGGGAAATCTCGAACTCCTTAGGGAATGGAAAGGAGCGCATGCGTTCGGCGGGACTACGACCATGGGCGCTGTCCTCGATTCGCCCGGAAAGGTCAAGGTATCAGGGCTAGGCAGGACCATAATAGGCGCGGACCTCAATCCCAGAGGCGCCGACGAGATTGCCGCCGCGTTTTCATCGTGCGGTATCCCGACAGCCGTCGAGAAGGATGTGATGTCTGTGATATGGTCGAAGGCGGTCGTAAGCGCATGCATCAACCCTCTCACCGCCGTGCTTCGGATACAGAACGGGCGGCTGCTTGAGAGCACAGTGATTTCAAAGCTCATGTCCGAAGTCTGTAGAGAATGTGTGGCCATCGCCGCTTCGGAAGGCTTCGAACTGGTACTGAGAACGATGAATGCATGCGTGCGCGCAGTGGCTAAGGACACTGCGGACAACAGATCTAGCATGCTTCAAGACATCGCGCGAGGCCGCAAGACGGAGATCGACCAGATAAGCGGCGTATTCTGGCAGAAGGGCGAGGAGAACGGCGTCACGACCCCGCTCAACAAGTGCCTGGCTGCCATGGTGAATGCCCTCGAGACCCAGTCCGCAACGCAGAAAGGTTAA
- a CDS encoding endonuclease V, protein MRSESLEGIPDLWKATYDLVAQVPEGKVTTYGEVAKALGDIVASRFVGLAMSRNDDIVRVPCRRVVQSDGYVGGYTGGGPEKKAMLLRKEGTEISDWKVVNLGQVLFKDFKTTYPLKKLRRLQTSLKNHLTLDEFKGRIGQVAGMDIAYKDEHAYAAMVTFDYESGEETDRIVVEGDAKFPYIPTYLAFREMPIINPLMKRVDPTTVLMYDGNGILHPEGFGITSQVGVVFNVPAVGVAKKLLCGTVSWRSSGRAREVVQDGRVLGYAVVGGTNSNPVYVSAGHKVSPEQARDIAVRFLKHRIPEPTRVAHLVAEIARFRTNHK, encoded by the coding sequence ATGCGATCCGAATCCTTGGAAGGCATCCCAGATCTCTGGAAAGCAACCTACGACCTGGTCGCGCAGGTGCCTGAAGGTAAGGTGACCACGTATGGCGAGGTGGCGAAGGCACTCGGAGACATCGTGGCCAGCAGGTTCGTTGGACTCGCGATGAGCAGGAACGATGACATCGTCAGGGTGCCATGCAGGAGAGTCGTCCAGTCAGACGGCTATGTTGGGGGGTACACGGGCGGTGGCCCCGAGAAGAAGGCCATGCTCCTTAGGAAAGAGGGCACGGAGATCTCAGACTGGAAAGTTGTCAATCTTGGGCAAGTCCTTTTCAAGGACTTCAAAACGACCTATCCGCTCAAAAAGCTGAGGAGGCTGCAGACGAGCTTGAAGAATCACCTCACTCTAGATGAGTTCAAGGGCAGGATAGGGCAGGTTGCAGGCATGGACATTGCCTACAAAGACGAGCACGCGTACGCAGCCATGGTCACATTCGACTACGAATCTGGAGAGGAGACGGATAGGATCGTGGTGGAGGGCGACGCGAAGTTCCCGTACATCCCGACCTACCTGGCTTTCAGGGAAATGCCTATTATCAATCCGCTCATGAAGCGCGTGGATCCCACGACTGTGTTGATGTATGATGGCAACGGCATCCTTCACCCCGAGGGCTTCGGAATCACTAGCCAAGTCGGCGTGGTGTTCAATGTTCCCGCAGTCGGGGTTGCCAAGAAGCTCCTGTGCGGCACAGTCTCATGGCGGTCATCGGGTCGCGCCAGAGAGGTCGTTCAGGATGGCCGTGTCCTAGGCTACGCAGTTGTTGGAGGGACCAACAGCAACCCCGTCTATGTCTCTGCGGGCCACAAGGTATCCCCTGAGCAGGCCAGGGATATAGCGGTGAGATTCCTCAAGCATAGGATCCCTGAGCCGACCCGTGTGGCACACCTCGTGGCTGAGATCGCCAGGTTCAGAACAAACCACAAATAG
- a CDS encoding radical SAM protein — MPGHALSNYYRILDGEDTAKYLRTKEHIVAVDLTDNEHEIWSMHDSALLREAQTFEGISFLDLKMDLAHRMLDSCNLCERRCGAKRSAGEKGHCGVIEPRISSEFIHMGEEPDLVPSYTIFFSGCTFECVFCQNWDISTKPTSGIQMSADMVARMIEDKVASKYPSSQRLRIAHFARNVNWVGGDPTSNLPFILEVLRECSANIPQVWNSNMYLTEESLKLLDGVIDVYLTDFKYGNDKCALRLSNAPDYMRIVGRNHRLARAQAEMIIRHLVLPGHVECCSRPILNWIAKNLSDVKVNVMAQYRPAHRAKGFKEIDRPLTMSEYRRAVEIADGLGLDLCD; from the coding sequence ATGCCCGGTCATGCGCTCTCGAACTACTACAGAATCCTCGACGGCGAAGATACTGCGAAGTATCTCAGGACTAAGGAGCACATTGTCGCGGTCGACCTCACTGACAACGAACATGAGATATGGAGCATGCATGACTCCGCGCTCTTGAGAGAGGCGCAGACTTTCGAAGGGATTTCATTCCTGGACTTGAAGATGGATCTCGCGCACAGGATGCTCGACAGCTGCAACCTATGCGAGCGCAGGTGCGGAGCCAAGAGAAGTGCTGGAGAGAAAGGACATTGCGGAGTCATCGAGCCCAGGATCAGCAGCGAGTTCATACACATGGGAGAGGAACCTGATCTTGTGCCTTCCTACACGATATTCTTCTCGGGGTGCACCTTCGAATGTGTCTTCTGCCAAAACTGGGACATCAGCACGAAGCCTACTTCAGGGATTCAGATGAGCGCAGACATGGTAGCGCGAATGATCGAAGACAAGGTTGCGAGCAAGTATCCAAGCAGTCAGAGGTTGAGGATCGCGCATTTCGCCAGGAACGTGAATTGGGTTGGAGGAGACCCCACTTCGAACCTGCCGTTCATCCTAGAGGTCCTCAGAGAATGCAGCGCGAACATCCCGCAGGTCTGGAACTCCAACATGTACCTGACTGAGGAGTCCTTGAAGCTGCTGGATGGCGTGATTGACGTTTACCTTACGGATTTCAAGTACGGCAATGATAAGTGCGCACTCAGACTGTCAAACGCGCCTGATTACATGAGAATCGTCGGAAGGAATCACCGACTTGCAAGAGCTCAGGCCGAGATGATCATAAGGCATCTCGTCCTGCCAGGTCATGTGGAATGCTGCAGCCGACCAATCCTGAATTGGATAGCGAAGAACCTGAGCGATGTCAAGGTGAATGTGATGGCGCAGTACAGACCGGCACACAGAGCAAAAGGATTCAAGGAAATTGACAGACCACTAACGATGTCCGAGTACAGGAGGGCGGTAGAAATCGCGGACGGTCTCGGACTCGATCTGTGCGATTAA
- a CDS encoding prepilin peptidase — MAPAIIVLTYASVLDWRTRRVPNTYWIALSLVGLALIPIQLLVDDQDLKFLLIMVPILVILSDVYWGSEEGPLAKYMPVAKYAVAVVAIVALAYLWGTDEYFQHFLAVPIMMLLIVVMYMLDVIRGGADAKALLSLSILFPFYPALGSFPILHSDAPSAEIIFPFSFVILITAAVVVVLLPLGFLAKNLASRDFQFPLAFLGYRMESAEIARSHVWLMERIQDGRHVTSTRTRRDEDLGKEVKALSEAGYKRIWVTPKIPFIVPMTASIILSAVIGNWLLCLFPF; from the coding sequence TTGGCTCCGGCCATCATTGTCCTCACCTACGCCTCCGTGTTGGACTGGCGGACGCGAAGGGTTCCGAACACATACTGGATAGCTCTTTCGTTGGTCGGGCTGGCTCTCATCCCAATCCAGCTGCTAGTCGATGACCAGGATCTCAAGTTCCTTCTCATCATGGTCCCAATCCTGGTGATTCTGTCAGATGTGTATTGGGGCTCAGAGGAGGGCCCCCTGGCGAAGTACATGCCAGTCGCCAAGTATGCCGTAGCGGTAGTAGCCATCGTCGCTCTGGCATACCTTTGGGGGACTGACGAATACTTCCAGCATTTCCTCGCGGTGCCCATAATGATGCTCCTCATCGTGGTCATGTACATGCTCGATGTGATCCGCGGAGGCGCAGACGCCAAGGCGCTCCTTTCGCTATCGATCTTGTTCCCTTTCTATCCAGCCCTTGGATCATTTCCAATCCTGCACAGCGACGCCCCGTCAGCCGAGATCATCTTCCCTTTCTCTTTCGTCATTCTCATCACCGCAGCTGTCGTGGTCGTCCTTCTTCCTCTGGGGTTTCTTGCAAAGAACCTCGCATCGAGGGATTTCCAATTCCCCCTAGCATTCCTGGGTTACAGGATGGAGAGCGCGGAAATCGCGAGGAGCCATGTCTGGCTCATGGAGAGGATCCAGGATGGGAGGCACGTCACCAGCACGAGGACCAGGAGGGATGAGGACCTGGGCAAGGAGGTGAAGGCACTGTCCGAAGCTGGATACAAGAGAATCTGGGTCACCCCTAAGATACCATTCATTGTGCCGATGACAGCAAGCATTATCCTGTCAGCTGTCATAGGCAACTGGCTGCTTTGCCTTTTTCCGTTTTGA
- the amrS gene encoding AmmeMemoRadiSam system radical SAM enzyme has protein sequence MSISEHASHEARFYSMEGDRVRCSLCPHSCLIADGKRGLCGVREHMSGKLYSLIYGLASSIHPDPIEKKPLFHFLPGSTSISFGSVGCNLFCQHCQNFSISRAKAGAFDLTEITPDDVVRYARSSGATSVSWTYNEPTIWHEFTTVASKAAHRAGLKANYVTNGFIQEEPLRELKGVIDAMNIDVKAFTEGFYKEICGGKLAPVLRACEVAVELGIHVELTYLVIPEHNDSPDEMNKFDRWVVDSLGPHIPVHFSAFHPDFKLTSVPRTSDKVLSQAYDIATKAGLEFVYLGNVYAGDRDDTFCPKCGVKVIDREGFSVRSTNLVGSKCGKCGTELNIVV, from the coding sequence ATGAGCATTTCCGAACACGCCAGCCATGAAGCGCGTTTCTACTCGATGGAGGGCGACCGAGTCAGATGCAGCCTCTGCCCTCATTCGTGCCTGATAGCGGACGGCAAGCGAGGATTGTGCGGTGTGAGGGAGCACATGTCTGGGAAGCTCTACTCGCTGATCTACGGGCTGGCCTCATCGATACATCCAGATCCCATCGAGAAGAAACCCTTGTTCCATTTCCTCCCGGGAAGCACCTCGATTTCGTTCGGCAGCGTCGGATGCAACCTGTTCTGTCAACACTGCCAAAACTTCTCTATCTCGAGGGCGAAAGCCGGCGCTTTCGATCTCACCGAGATAACGCCTGATGATGTCGTTCGGTATGCCCGGTCCTCGGGCGCCACCTCTGTTTCATGGACATACAACGAACCGACCATCTGGCACGAGTTCACAACGGTTGCGTCAAAGGCGGCACATAGGGCCGGACTCAAGGCGAACTATGTGACGAACGGGTTCATCCAGGAGGAGCCTCTGCGGGAGCTGAAGGGCGTGATAGACGCGATGAACATCGATGTCAAGGCTTTCACCGAGGGGTTTTACAAGGAGATATGCGGCGGGAAGCTGGCGCCCGTCCTCAGAGCATGCGAGGTCGCCGTCGAACTGGGGATACATGTCGAGCTCACTTATCTCGTCATCCCCGAGCACAATGACTCACCGGACGAGATGAACAAATTCGACAGATGGGTAGTCGACTCTCTTGGCCCGCACATACCGGTGCACTTCTCTGCGTTCCACCCGGACTTCAAGCTCACCAGCGTTCCGCGGACGTCGGACAAGGTCCTCTCTCAAGCCTATGACATCGCGACGAAGGCGGGCCTCGAATTCGTCTATCTAGGGAACGTTTACGCAGGGGATAGGGATGACACCTTCTGCCCCAAATGTGGCGTGAAGGTCATTGACAGGGAGGGTTTCTCGGTCCGTTCTACGAACCTTGTGGGAAGCAAGTGCGGGAAGTGTGGGACCGAGCTGAACATTGTAGTATGA
- the thiL gene encoding thiamine-phosphate kinase, producing MKTLGTLGERETIRIIEKIIKSDATIGPGDDCAAIDMGDQFLLVTTDMMVTKAHMPKGIGPYDIGWSIIAVNLSDIAAMGGTPLGLVTAIGITRGHPIEFIEQMVDGMNDCARRFNTSIVGGDTKEHDDLVLCGTALGVVSKKGILLRKGAKSGDLIAVTGSLGKAGAGFYSIKKALNLKEAEDALKRPWPRVKEGMAMSASGFVTSCMDISDGLSTSIFEMSRNSGMTYEIDYAKVPKAKEVDLAFHDLERQKDLVLNFGDDFELLFTIKREAENDLAELSKECGCPMTVIGKVTSGEENILIDNGTREKLENLGYEHFRTRQP from the coding sequence ATGAAGACCCTCGGCACGCTGGGCGAACGGGAGACCATAAGGATCATCGAGAAGATCATCAAGAGCGACGCCACCATCGGCCCCGGAGATGACTGTGCCGCCATCGATATGGGTGACCAGTTCCTGCTTGTCACGACCGACATGATGGTGACAAAGGCGCACATGCCTAAGGGGATAGGTCCGTACGACATCGGATGGTCCATCATTGCGGTCAATTTGAGCGACATAGCTGCGATGGGCGGGACGCCGCTTGGCCTCGTAACCGCGATTGGCATCACCAGAGGCCATCCGATTGAGTTCATCGAGCAGATGGTCGATGGGATGAACGATTGCGCCCGCAGATTCAACACGAGCATAGTTGGTGGAGACACGAAGGAGCACGACGATCTCGTGCTATGCGGAACTGCCCTCGGAGTGGTCTCAAAGAAGGGGATCCTGTTGCGGAAGGGAGCCAAGTCGGGCGACTTGATTGCCGTCACAGGCAGTCTGGGCAAAGCCGGCGCGGGATTCTACTCCATTAAGAAAGCGCTGAACCTGAAGGAAGCTGAGGATGCTCTGAAGAGGCCATGGCCGAGAGTGAAGGAGGGCATGGCGATGAGCGCGTCAGGGTTCGTGACATCATGCATGGACATCTCCGACGGACTGTCCACTTCGATTTTCGAAATGTCTAGAAACTCCGGCATGACATACGAAATCGACTATGCCAAGGTACCGAAGGCCAAGGAGGTCGACTTGGCGTTCCACGACCTTGAACGGCAGAAAGATCTCGTGCTCAACTTCGGGGACGACTTTGAGCTTCTGTTCACTATCAAGCGGGAGGCCGAGAACGATCTCGCCGAACTCTCCAAGGAGTGCGGCTGCCCGATGACCGTTATCGGCAAGGTCACCAGTGGAGAGGAGAACATCCTGATAGACAACGGGACGCGGGAGAAGCTGGAGAACCTCGGTTATGAGCATTTCCGAACACGCCAGCCATGA